AAATACATTGGTTTAACGGAACATCTTGCAGTGGTCCGGTGGCAGCTTCTATGTTGTGGCTCTACCAATCGAGATACGGCATGAAGTTTACAAGAGAACAAGCAAGACGATTTCTACATTACAACACAATAGACCTATTAGAAAAAGGCCATGATGCAAAAAGCGGATACGGTCTTTTTATTTTGCCGGAAAAAACCAAGGTCAACCTATTCATCGGATCAGATAAATACTTGATTGATGGAGTCACTTACAGAATGGATACAGCACCGGTCTTAAAAAGCAAAAGAACTTTTGTGCCGATTCGATTTGTTGCCGAAGCGCTAGGCTTCAAGGTGACATGGGGCGGAGATATTGCCGGAGGAAATAAAAAAGAAGTCATCATCCAAAACGGCAATTTAAAAGTCAATATGCTCATTGGATCAAGCGATTACCTGGTAAATAACAACAAAAGCAAAATGGATGTAAAACCCTTTCTGCAAAATAACAGGACCTATGTGCCAATACGTTTCGTAGCTGAAGCTTTAGGTGCAAAGGTAACCTGGGGCGGAGATATCGGTGGTAACAGAAATGAAGTAATTATTGAAAAGGAAGGAGAATAGCACATGGAACATATTACACATTTAAAACTATACATTATGACAGCGT
This sequence is a window from Vallitaleaceae bacterium 9-2. Protein-coding genes within it:
- a CDS encoding stalk domain-containing protein, whose product is MIKENQAEFELANIVKYQQMPVKRDPGLIIVLDSSNRPRKHDGIQIAIDNFRDDDKPGHNTQVCGVIRQVAPDANIVTFNYFGSEKPKIIDWIIENKKDICVVNCSFTSGDKEIERLEEHDITVVSSSGNTSQSITYPASLPWIISVGAFEEWKYKVADYSSYGKTLDIVAFTNIYLMVDPETNKIHWFNGTSCSGPVAASMLWLYQSRYGMKFTREQARRFLHYNTIDLLEKGHDAKSGYGLFILPEKTKVNLFIGSDKYLIDGVTYRMDTAPVLKSKRTFVPIRFVAEALGFKVTWGGDIAGGNKKEVIIQNGNLKVNMLIGSSDYLVNNNKSKMDVKPFLQNNRTYVPIRFVAEALGAKVTWGGDIGGNRNEVIIEKEGE